The Rosa rugosa chromosome 3, drRosRugo1.1, whole genome shotgun sequence sequence ATTAAGGGCAAATCTTCACTTTAAAAAGTTGGTTGATAGATTTGACAAAGGATAACAACAAATAATACGTAACATATGCTGCTTGCTATATTCCATGGAGTATAAtagattaattaatttattagtCATGAGTCATGCAATTTGAAACATATacttcaatgaaaacaagtatagtgttttttttttttggggttttgtccatttaccccatttttagagatttttttctcacttaccccattaagtttttttaattccctcttacccaaaacactctaaggaggtcttccctaataccccattaagatttttttttttgttttttaattttttttaataccattttaccctcacccctttgttacttagagagagagagaaaatggaagagagagaaaccatgggagacttcgccggagcccggtcaccggccgccggagtccggtcaactttctccggaatccggtcaactttcgccggattccggtcaactttcgccggattccggtcaccggctaccgctcaccggaatttgctgaaaatctcaccggaaagtttttttgcccccaatagacatctattgccccctaatagacgtctattgccccccaatagacgactatcagccatgtattgccccccaatagaactttcaattaccagaatgggaactaatctccctaaatttagacaaataaaactttgattatagaaaaaaaaacaaggaaattacatcaattcaaaacgtctattgccccccaatagccgtatattgccccccaatagaactttcgatagccagaatgggaactaatcttcctaaaattagataaataaaactttgattaagcaaAAAAATGAgtaaattacatcaattcaaatgtctattgctccccaatagacgtatattgccccccaatagacgtctattggggagcaatagaatattatttttcctgttttctttcctttcgggCCTTCTGTTGCAAAACAGAAGTAACACCATTTTGATTTGCCTCtaatacaactttttttttttgctttccttCTCGGATTTCTTCCCacaatttacaaaaaaaaaaaaaaaaaaaattgggcacctagaaaatgctctgggcacccaagacCAAAGCACCCTCAGGCAACAAACCTGCCGGCGTCGGACTTGGTGGGCTACTGCTCGATGAGAACATCGCCGGCGACTTTGACGGAGAGCCTTGGTTGAGCACCGGAGGCGCTAGATCTAGCGTCGGAGGGCCTGGGTAGAGCGCCGAACGCCGGAGGGGCTGGATCCAGTGCGCCTTGGTCGAATGTCGAACGCCGGAATGGCGCCTGGGTCGAACTTCGAACGCCGGAATGGCGCTTAGGTCGAACGTCGAACGACGGAGTGGCTGGGTCTAGCGCAGGAGGGGCTGGGCGAACGCGGGAGGGCCTGGAACATTGCCGGAGGGTCTGGAACGTTACCGGAGCCGGAGGTCAgttggggggagagagagagagagagagagagagatcgggatgAGACAGAGATTATGAGTGGCAgtgtgtaattcattaattaagcTGAGGACATAATagtaattttattttaaattgggttagtgggaacaaaaatctgttgctggggtaagtgggataacttttgctcattttggtgctattggtcaaggaccctttttttttttagtcaaataACACTTTCATTAGATGAAACACATATTACAAAGATAATACAGAGAAAATAAGAGGCCTAGGCCCAAAGACCCAATAGACAAACCCAAACATAAACTGAAACCAAAGCCCAAAAGCtcaaaatatcagaaaaatctaGACCTAACACCAAACTCTTCACTGCAACACAGACTTGCCGCCATCGTAGTACTGGGACCAAAGGAATCCCGACAGAAGCTTGACTTCCAGAGGCCAAGTAACTCTCAACCATCATTCTCCACACTGAAATTGCATGCACAGGAAGaacaacaagaacaaaacaaagaacttaGTAAAGGTAGTCATGGAGGTGGAGACCACCATGCATCACAACACCATTGGTCCGGCCATGTCCACAATCTCCAGTGGTTTGCTGGTACTACTGCAATCCTAAGGTGTGAAGTTAAGTGAACAGATCCCTATCGAGACTCCAAGGGTTGAGTGTGAAGATGAGGTtgtggaaaaagagaaaattcgGATAAAGATGAGAGGGTGAGGTGTTTGAGATGGAGGAGAATGGGAGGTTTGATAGTAGATCTCgaaatttgatgaaaaattGGGCTAGAACAAGGAGagatagaaagaaaaagagacatAAAAAGATCTAAAACTGAGAGCAAGCTCAAGAAAACTCACCACAAAAGAGTGGAGACGCACCACATAGGGTGGAGAAACCAGAGTCTTGCCGACTCTCAAAACGGCAGAGAGGAGGAACTCAATTCCTTCCTAACTAAATATCTTTTGAAAAACAAGTATAGTGTTTATCAGAATGAATATTTAACATAAAAGCTTTGGTATATAGGTTGGTATATAGGTCTGATTCTTAATTCAGTTGGCATTATGCTGCTGAAACTAACTTCTTGCATGTTGTCTTTCAGAGGAAATAAAATTGGCACTACCTTGCATGGATGATATTCATGAGGAAAAACCTCTTCTCTTCGATGAGTTCGATCGAAACATGTAGGTGTGCTAACAATTTAGATTTGTAATAGATCATGGAGGTTTTTCATAGAGCAGAAAATGTTGCCATTTGTGCTTCTTCAAGACCCAAGGGACCTCAACTCTTCAAATAGAGCAGTTAAATCGGAAAACGATGAACCACCTTCCTCAACTGCCCTCCTTGCCGTCTCTCCAAGCGCAAAAGCATTTCGTCTCATTCCATCAGCTTCATAACCCTCCATGATTTCAGTTACAGCCTTCTTTATAGCCTCCCTCTTCACACTGGCTTCACTCTTTACACCACCATCCTCTGACTTTTGAGAACCCACAGCAACCGCAATCCCAAGTATTTGAGTTACCAACTTCTCATTGTAAAACTGATCTGCAAACACCGGCCAGGTGATCATTGGCACCCCGGCAGTCACTCCTTCAAGGATTGAGTTCCACCCACAATGAGTAAGAAACGCCCCAACTGCTTCATGTTGAAGAATCAGTAGTTGGGGAGCCCAGCCTCTTATAATAAGTCCCCTTCCCTCCATTCTCTGCTCATATCCTTCAGGCAACCACTCTTCTTTATCATTCTTTTCCTTCTTGACAACCCAAATGAATTGCTGTTGTGAAGCCTCAAGACCCAAGGCAATTTCTAAGAGCTGACAATCACTGAAACTGTTTAGGCTGCCAAAGCATACATAAACAACCGAACGGGGTTTCTTGGAATTGAGCCATTGCAAGCACTCATGTACATCATCAACTGAGCCTTCCCTTCCCCTAGCTGATATATCTTTTTCTGCCTTGTTGCATAATGAAACTGGGCCGATATGCCATGACTTCCTCCCAAACGCCTTTCTATAGTGATCCGCATAATCTGGTTCAAGTTCATAGAAGCTATTAATGACAATCCCATAGCTCCTTTTTTCAGTCTCTCTACATTCTCTGAGCAACTTCATGAGCTCTGTCTCACCATTTTGTTTAACATAAGATGGTAGTTCGTTTCTCGTCATCTTGATCTCATGTGGGAGATTAGGAAGAACAAAAGATTCTGAATCAGATGCAACCTTCATGTGAGGTTGGTACAGCGTCACACTCATTGCAGCACACAAGGAGAAAAAACCAGGTCCTTGAAAGATGAGCCTTGGAATCCCAAACTTTGCAGCAACATCCGTAGCCCAATGAAACAAAGAGCTTGCAACAAGACACTGAGGATGATGTTGGTCCAAAAGCTGCTCTACCTCTTGTTTAAGCAGAGTGAGAGCTTTGAAAAACTTTTCCGCTATCTCTCCACTCTCAGCCCAGTTTCTACTTTCAATACCTTCAGGCAACCCAACTTCGGTAGATGGGAATTTGATGAGAAGAAGTTCGATTTCTAAACCCAAACTTCTACTTGTTTGGATTGCTTtggtgaagagtggtgcattgGCTGGGGTGGTTATTATGGTTGATTTTTCACCACGTGAAGCAAATAGTTTTGCTATGTCTATGAGGGGTAAAGTGTGGCCTTGGCCCATAAATGGAAGGAAGAAAATGTGAAGCTGCTGATGAGTTTTGGTTTCCATGGATAAAATTGAAAGAGAGTATATAGCTATTATGCTCACAGCTTtgaaaatatgagattaaaagaCGGGAAGATTGGGTATTAATAGTGTAAGGTGCAGCAACTGCTGCTGTAGCTAAGAAAATTTCTAATATAAAGACTTGGGCGGCAAGACTTTGTTGTTGTATACGAACTTAGACAATTTTGGTTTGAATCAATTTAGTGGGAAAGATGAAGATTAATCTGATTGATAAGCATAAACGCATTTTGTTGTTTCATAATTGACAGGTGCCTGTTCCAAATAGGGTATGTAAATTACTAACCATGCAATCACATGTAGCCGAAAGAACACAACGTACTAGAAGTTTAACTTTGTTAAATGGTTTAGTCTTTAACGGACTTCATTTAACATAATAGATTGCCAATAATATGCTAAAGAGTATAGACAAACCACAAGGTGTGATAGCTAgagaattaaaaacaaaaaattgtgaTTACAACCCCTATCCGAAAGTCTTGAACTCATCCAACTGTCTAGGGGTTGACTAGCTCATACTCCAATCAATCAAGAAGGTGGATCAAATATTTGAATAGAGAGCTTCAAGTAAAGGATCCAGCTATAATTCAAAATCTAATTAACTCCTAGCTAGGTTTACCTACTTACGTGCTTCAATCGTCTTCATTCTAATTGGTCGATTAACTTCGTTTTCCAATGAATGTTTTTGGTGTAGATGTCTGAAAAATATCTTCTTTAAGAATAATAGAAGAATACGGCTGTCTAATTATCTGGAAGTTGGGAAAAtttgaggttctgcttcaattttttcacttccttttgtctttctttctaGCTTTTAGGGTAAGGTTTATGTCTCCCCCCCTCTTtaggttgtatttttttttttttttgttattaataaaataaaaatagggggacgggcggtgggttcccagagtgtggcaACCCCTCTCTTTCGGGATAGAGGGTGAGACTTGTTCCCTACATCGTTTGCCTCCGAGGAgttaatatcgcctaatcccttattcaatgaaaaaaaaagaatatataatagAAGAATACAAAGGTAGGGACATAAAGGCAGGACAAAGTTCTTCCCAAAGGATTTTTTGGTTtcctttttctctattttttttagcAAAAAAGTTTACGAATTATTGTCCATTCCCAAGGTCACGACAGAAAGCAGCTACTAATAGCAAAAATGACATGCTCATTTCGACTATGAAATCACAGGGGGCAGGAACCCAGAATATGGATAAAGTAAAGAACTCGAGATCCCTAATTAATCCAGCTACTTACCTACTGCTCAAGATGAAGGTGGAAGctgtgggagtggtcaaattctgctgggccCGCAATTAAAGCGATTAACTCTGTAGTTAGTATGacgttaaatttcagtcatgaatgcggtgattattacgacaataactacgcacaatgattatgattataagtgcgcaatgaatgactatcataaatacgcaatgaatgacggtcgtaagtacgcaatgattaactgttattagttcagcaataattgtcatcataaagtgtgtaaataaatacagccataaaagccggaataatgacggcttgctccctaagtaagtcatcgcctatataaaggaggctcgacgtccaggtaatccatcgaattccaattctctctgctccactactaagaaacatactgacttatgcatcggagagttttctgcaggtaccccccctccttctcgagccgacggtcaaacttcgagtcaacgctcgagggaagcttctcgattgttcccggtcagctcccgctccagtccgcattcattggtgagtcaaactcctctacggaatttttctgcaccaacaagtggcgccgtctgtgggaagcacttttccctaaaaagtgatggcgggagctgcaCCATTAGAAATCTCATTTCTGTCACTAAGGACTGGGAGTGATGGAATACAAGCCCCGAAGTGATAAAAGTCTGGGTAACGTAAACTAGCGTTCTTTCCTTTAGTAATCATATTctgattttttccttttatatttgaaatatatttgtggttagtgttgttgaaatgtatgTGTAAGGCTGGTGGCCAGAGTAAATACCCAAGGCCGGTGGCCAAGGAGAATAAAATGTTGTTGATCAGATTCAAAGGGAAATGGGGGCAATTCCATATCTCTTGCTGAAAATGAATCTTCGCCttgaggaaagaatcgaggcggctagggcccgaggaaagaatcgaggaggccagggcccgaggaaagattcaGGGCGGCCAaggcccgaggaaagattcgGGGCGGCCAGGGCCTGAGGAAAGAATTGGGGCggccagggctcgaggaaaGAATCTGGACggccagggctcgaggaaaTAATCGAGGCAAGATTCGAAACAGCCAGAGAATGGAAATTTCCTCTTAGGACGAGTGTCcgaagagaaaatttgggggcattgtgggagtggtcaaattctgctgggcccgcaattaaagcgattaactctgtagttagtatggcgttaaatttcagtcatgaatgcggcgattattacgacaataactacgcacaatgattatgattataagtgcgcaatgaatgactatcataaatacgcaatgaatgacgatcgtaagtacgcaatgattaactgttattagttcagcaataattgtcatcataaagtgtgtaaataaatacagccataaaagccggaataatgacggcttgctccctaagtaagtcatcgcctatataaaggaggctcgacgtccaggtaatccatcgaattccaattctctctgctccactactaagaaacatactgacttatgcatcggagagttttctgcaggtaccccccctcctTCTCGAGCCGACgttcaaacttcgagtcaacgctcgagggaagcttctcgattgttcccggtcagctcccgctccagtccgcattcattggtgagtcaaactcctctacggaatttttcgacaccaacagAAGCCAAACTTTGGTTAATCTAAAACGCAAAGTAAATCCTTAAGAAATTAAGGACTAGAATTAACTGGAAACTTAGCACAACCCGGAGCCGGAAGTAACTAGAATCTCAAGCAAAAAGTGATGGCTAGCTCTTCCATTGTTTGGACCTTGTGAGATTGGCCGGCCGGGTTTGCTCTCCATATCGCATATGAAATTGAATGGTAATTAAGTCTTGACTCAAAAAAGTTAGTTGATAGATTGGCATAAAGAATAATAATATATAGGAACATATATATGTACGTTGCTTGCTATATTTCATGTAGTACAAATACAATACATTAATCAGTCATCAGTCATCAGTCAGTTTGAAACATAAACTTCAACCAAAACAAGTGAAGTGTTTACGAGAATATATATTTAACACAAAATCTTTGGTACATAGGTCTACTTCTTAATTCGATTTGCATTATGATGCTGAAACTTCTTGAATGTGGCCTTTTGCTGGAAGTAAAATTGGCACTACCTTGCATGGATTATGTAGTACGTGCACATATATAGGATTATTAATTAAGTTATTAGTGATCATAAGGAAAAAATATTCTGTCTTCGATCTCCAATTTATTTGAACGTTTAAAGATACATGTAGGTGCACCAACAATTTAGATTTGTAATAGATGGAATTTTTTCATAGAGCAGAAAATGTTGCCATTTGTGCTTCTTCAAGACCCAAGGGACCTCAACGCTTCAATTAGAGCAGTTAAATCGGAAAACGACGAACCACCTTCCTCAACTGCCCTCTTTGCCGTCTCTCCAAGAGCAAAAGCTTTGCTTCTCATTCCGTCAGCTTCATCACCCTTCATTATTTCAGTTACAGCCTTCTTAATACCTTCACTCTTCACACTGGCTTCGGTCTTCACACTACCATCCTCCGACTTTTGAGCACCAATAGCAACTCCAATCCTAAGTATCTGAGTCACCAACTTCTCATTGTTAAACTGGTCAGCGAACACCGGCCAGGTGATCATTGGCACCCCGGCTGACACTCCTTCAAGGATCGAGTTCCACCCACAATGAGTGAGAAAGGCCCCAACTGCTTCATGTTGAAGAATCAGTAGTTGGGGAGCCCAACCTCTTATAATAAGTCCCTTTCCCCCCATTCTCTGCTCAAACCCTTCAGGCAACCACTCTTCTTCATCATTCTTTTCTTTGTCAACAACCCAAATGAACTGTTGTCCAGAAGCCTCGAGACCCAAGGCAATTTCTAAGAGCTGAACATCACTGAAACTGCTAAGGCTTCCAAAGCATATATAAACAACCGAATTCGCTTTCTTAGAATTAAGCCAGTTCAAGCACTCATGAACTTCATCAACCGAGCCTTCCCCTCCCCTTCCTGATATATCCTTTTCTGTCTTGTTGCATAAAGAAACCGGGCCGATATGCCATGACTTCCTCCTAAATACCTTCCTATAGTGATCTGCATAATCTGGTTCAAGTTCATAGAAGCTATTAATAATAATCCCGAAGCTCCTTTCTTCAGCCTTTCTACATACTTCGAGCATCTTGTTGAGTCCTGTCTCACCATTTTGAGTAAGAAAAGTTGGTAGTTCGTTTCTTGTCGTCTTGATCTCATGCGGGAGATTAGGAATAACAAAAGATTCTGAATCAGATGAAACCTTCATGTGAGGTTGGTACAGCGTCATACTCATTGCAGCACACAAGGGGAAGAAACCAGGTCCATGAAAGATGAGCCTCGGAATTCCAAACTTGGCAGCAACATCCGTAGCCCAATGAAATAATGTGCTTGCAACGAGACAGTGGGGACGATGTTGGTCTAAAAGCTGCTCTACCTGTTTTTCAAGCGCAGTTATAGCTTTATAGAACTTTTCCTTCGTCTCTTGGGTTTTCACCAACTTCGTTCTTTCAATTCCGTCAGGCAACCCAACTTCAGTAGATGGGAACTTGATGACGAGAAGTTCGATTTCTAAACCCAAACTTTTGCTGGTTTCGATTGATTTGGAGAAGAGTGGTGCATTGACAGGGGTGGTTATTATGGTGGATTTAACACCACGTGAAGCAAATAGTTTGGCTATGTCTAGGAGGGGTAAAGTGTGGCCTTGAACCATATATGGAAGGAAGAAAATGTGAAGCTGTTGATGAGTTTTGGTTTCCATGAGGACTTGCGAGAGAATATTTGTAATGCACACTATGATGTTGGCGAAGAACTAGAAATGGAAATGAGAGATTATACCATGTATGGGATTAAAATTGAGTTTTACTAATATCGTCTAATTCcttatttgattaaaaaaaaaaaggttagaaAAGGCTGCCGCTTCTCTggctgaaaagaaaaatagcatGACAGAGACTTGGTTGGCAAGATTTGTCTTGTTTCATTTGGAAAAGGTGAATCTGCTGCTTGTCTTTGATTGAGAAGTCTCTTGCGAACATATGTGATCAAAACCTATCCGAAAGTCTTCAACTCATGCAAGGGTTGATTGGCAGCTCATCAGGCTGCAAGTTGGCTCCGAACTTCAAATATCTGATCATCTCTGTCATTGATTCGATCATGGAACTCTAACAACGAACTAGGCTTCAAGAATAAAATTCCAAAATTGAAGAACTCGACCCCACATGTACCTAATTATGTGCTTCACTTTTCCTTAAATCACCGCATTGTTTGACCATTTCACCTTCAGAGTATTCATAGAGATTTGTTGGATACATGCATTTAGAAATACTTCATCAAAAAAATCGGTGGAGATCCAAATGTTAAATGGAAAAGTTTGATATCTAAAATAGTTGCATTCATTCAGCATGTTTCATAATCTAAACCGTTCGtcttttaaataaatatttaaagatcttatatgtaaaaataaaaataaaaaaataaaaaaaattatcaatagTAGGTGAGTAACTCGGAGaattcttgggtaccttggtgtttgccataccctcattttgttaaatattttggaccattggattagtaatatatccaatggttcaaaa is a genomic window containing:
- the LOC133739602 gene encoding UDP-glucose flavonoid 3-O-glucosyltransferase 7-like, coding for METKTHQQLHIFFLPFMGQGHTLPLIDIAKLFASRGEKSTIITTPANAPLFTKAIQTSRSLGLEIELLLIKFPSTEVGLPEGIESRNWAESGEIAEKFFKALTLLKQEVEQLLDQHHPQCLVASSLFHWATDVAAKFGIPRLIFQGPGFFSLCAAMSVTLYQPHMKVASDSESFVLPNLPHEIKMTRNELPSYVKQNGETELMKLLRECRETEKRSYGIVINSFYELEPDYADHYRKAFGRKSWHIGPVSLCNKAEKDISARGREGSVDDVHECLQWLNSKKPRSVVYVCFGSLNSFSDCQLLEIALGLEASQQQFIWVVKKEKNDKEEWLPEGYEQRMEGRGLIIRGWAPQLLILQHEAVGAFLTHCGWNSILEGVTAGVPMITWPVFADQFYNEKLVTQILGIAVAVGSQKSEDGGVKSEASVKREAIKKAVTEIMEGYEADGMRRNAFALGETARRAVEEGGSSFSDLTALFEELRSLGS
- the LOC133737472 gene encoding UDP-glucose flavonoid 3-O-glucosyltransferase 7-like, with the translated sequence METKTHQQLHIFFLPYMVQGHTLPLLDIAKLFASRGVKSTIITTPVNAPLFSKSIETSKSLGLEIELLVIKFPSTEVGLPDGIERTKLVKTQETKEKFYKAITALEKQVEQLLDQHRPHCLVASTLFHWATDVAAKFGIPRLIFHGPGFFPLCAAMSMTLYQPHMKVSSDSESFVIPNLPHEIKTTRNELPTFLTQNGETGLNKMLEVCRKAEERSFGIIINSFYELEPDYADHYRKVFRRKSWHIGPVSLCNKTEKDISGRGGEGSVDEVHECLNWLNSKKANSVVYICFGSLSSFSDVQLLEIALGLEASGQQFIWVVDKEKNDEEEWLPEGFEQRMGGKGLIIRGWAPQLLILQHEAVGAFLTHCGWNSILEGVSAGVPMITWPVFADQFNNEKLVTQILRIGVAIGAQKSEDGSVKTEASVKSEGIKKAVTEIMKGDEADGMRSKAFALGETAKRAVEEGGSSFSDLTALIEALRSLGS